The Flavobacterium psychrotrophum region GTAAACGAAAAACTTTATAACAGCCTTAAAAAATACTACAGTAAAGATCCTGGTTATGATGCGTTTGTAAACACAGCCGAAGGTAAGACTGTAGGTGTGCTTCAGGCTTCTAAAGTAGGTGCTACTGTAGCAGACGATATTAAGACTAACTCTTACTGGGCGGTATTAGGTTCTATGGCTATCGTGTTTATTTACCTTATGGTAAGTTTCCGCAAGTGGCAGTATAGCCTTGGTGCTATCGCCGCTGTAGCGCATGACGTTATATTTGTACTGGGTCTTTACTCGCTACTTTACAAGTATATGCCATTCCATATGGAAATGGACCAGCACTTTATCGCTGCGATCCTTACCGTAATTGGTTACTCAATGAACGATACCGTAATTGTATTTGACAGGGTAAGGGAATACCTTGCCGGCGAAACTAAAGGTAGCTTTAAAGATATCGTTAACACGTCTATCAATACAACAATGTCGCGTACTATCAACACATCATTAACAATGGTATTGGTATTAGGCCTTATGTTTATCTTTGGTGGCGACTCTATCCGCGGATTTATTTTCGCAATGCTTGTGGGTATTGTAGTGGGTACATATTCTTCACTATTTATTGCTACACCGGTACTGGTAGATACTGTATCTAAGGAAGATAAAGAAGCTATTGTAAAAAGACACAACGAAACTGTTGAAGTTGCTGTAAAGGAATAGTACTTTATTTGTTAAAAATATTTAAACCTGCTTATTAACTTAAGCAGGTTTTTTATTTATTTGCATACGCAAAGATGCATATATTCGTTATTAATTATAAAAAAGGCATAGTTTTAGAGGAGACTCACACAAAAACGCACAAGTAACATGATGAACCTAATTTTTTTATTTCAGGATACAATTCCTGCCGCTGTTGTTGATAGTACAGCTGCTGCACCGGCAGCCGCAGTAGAATCTGTAAATTACTTTTCGCTGCTTTTAAAAGGCGGTGTAATGGTTGTACCCATCCTGTTGCTTTTGTTTTTTACGCTATATGTAATTATAGAAAGGGCGCTTTATTATGGTAAGGTTACAAAGCAAAATGATGCACTGATAAATGAAGTGCGTTACCAGCTTACTTCCGGTAAAATTGAAGCAGCACAGATATCAGCCAGTAAAGATGGCACCGCTACGGGTAACATCCTTGAGAGTGGTATATCGCTTATAGGCCGTCCGCTTAGCGAAATAGAAGGGATGATGGAAAAGCAAACCAACGTAGAGATAGGCATGATGGAAAAAAAACTGGGATGGCTGGGTCTTGTGGCCGGTATAGCACCTATCCTTGGGTTCATTGGTACCATCTCGGGGGTTATCAAGATATTTTATACCATTTCGGTTACAGAGAACATCAGTATCGGTAGTATCTCGGGTGGTCTTTACGAAAAAATGATCAGTTCGGGATTAGGGCTTATCGTGGGTGTTGTGGCCTATTCAGGCTACCACTATTTTAACATGGTTATCGACGGCTTTTCCCTTAGGATACAGCGTGTGATAATACAATTTGTAAACATAATAACCGTAGGGAAATAATGAGGGTAAGAAGAAATAAACGCTTTCATGCAGAGATCGCCGCCAGTGCGCTGAGCGATATCATGTTCTTTTTGCTGTTGTTCTTCCTTATCATATCTACGCTGGCTAATCCTAACGTTATCGACCTGAACCTGCCTAAGGCAGATTCTACTAAAACTACAGATAAAGCGCACATAACGGTATCTGTAACGGCCGATAAAAAGTATTTTATAGACAAGCAGCAGGTAGCGCTGGAAGAACTCGAAGGGCAACTGATGGCTAAACTGGGTACCACTAAAGATAATGTGGTAATCGTGAGGCTGCCAAAAGAACTACAGGTACAGGACATGGTAGATATATTACAGATAGGGCAAAGGAACAAGCTTAAGTTCTCTATTGCCACAACAAAATAAGTATATGGCGCCATTAACGGAAGAAGAAAAAAAGTCAATGATCAGTACCCTAACCGCATTTATTTTGCTGTTAGGCGTATTGTTCTTTGCTAAATATACCTCAAAAAATGAGCTTGTTGACCTTGAAGGCGGCGGCGGGGGTGGCGGTGTAACCGTTAACTTTGGCGACAGTGATGTAGGCTCAGGGTCCGACTTTACAAGCCAGGTACTTAACGTGCAGGAACAAAAAGCTGTAAGGAAGCCTGCGGCGGCAGCACAGGAAGACGAGATAGTGTCCAGCGACCTTGATGATGCACCTGCTGTTGTAAATACCAAGCCTGTGGTAAAAAAAGAACCTAAAAAGGAAGATGTTAAGCCAAAGCCGGAACCTGTAAAAACACCTAGACCATCTAAATCTACTGATGATGCACTTGCTAACATGATAAACGGCAACAGCAAAGGTGGCGATGGCGATGATGGCGTGGCAGGAAACAAAGGTAAAAGCAACGGAAGCATAAGTTCAGGCAGCTATAATGGCGACGGAGGTAGCGGCGGTGGTACCGGTGGCGGAAACGGCAGTGGTAATGGTACCGGTACAGGCCCGGGCAGCGGTAGCGGATCTGGAGGCGGAAGCGGCTCAGGTAATGGTACGGGTGTAGGTAATTATAAACTTGCCGGCCGTAAGGTAGTTACAAAGCCTGCCCCGAAATATACGTGTAATGAAGAGGGCATAGTCGTAGTTGCAATATCGGTAGATCAGTCCGGTAAAGTTATATCAGCAGCAGCAGGTGCCCGTGGTACTACAAACCCGGCGCGATGCCTGGCAGACCAGGCTGAAGCAGCAGCACGAAATACTAAGTTTGACAGTAACCCCAGTGCTGCAGAAAAGCAGTCCGGTACTATTGTATATAACTTTAAGTTGACGGATTAGTGTTGTTGCCCATCAACATATCAATATAAAAACAGTCGCCCTGAATTTGTCTCAGGGCGACTGTTTTTGTTTTTATCGTTTCTTTCTTCACATTTTGTCAGTGGGTGAGGAACGACCGCGGCAATCTAATTTATACTGAAAGATAGCTTCATTCCCTGAAATAAGGATGTCGCTTGAGACGCTTTTACCACGTGCTGTCATCGCGAGGAACGAAGCGATCTATCCTTAATGATTCAGGTACTATGTTATTAAAATGATTTCTTCATGCATTGTCATTGCGAACGCAGCGCAGCGGAGTGTAGCAATCTATTAACCCCAACATAATTGTTTAGATCGCTTCGTACCTCGCGATGACGATGCGTGAAGAGAGTCATCTGCCAAATCCGTGTTACCAGCATTTCATATTACATCACCCCCCTCAAAAACTCCTTTTCTCCACCAACCTTTACAGCCTTTAAATAAGCTGTGCCTACAATAACACCATCTACACTCTCAAAAGCAGTTTCCTTTTTGGCTTTACTGTCAATGCCAAAGCCGATAAATAATGGTGTATCTCCGCAAAGCTGCTTTAGTTCGGCGTAACGGGTACTCAGAGCGCCGCTAATGGCATATCCCTGCCCGGTAATGCTGTTTTGCCCTACCAGGTACACAAAGCTGTTAGCGCACGCCTTTGCGGTTTGCTCTACGCAGGCATCAGTAGTGAGGGGTGTAATAAGGAACGTAACCGGAACACTATACTTTTCAAATGCTGCCTTATACTTAGTTTGGTATAGCTCCAGCGAAAGGTCAGGAAGTATCAGCGAGGCAATACCCAGATTTTGGCAACGGCTTAAAAAGGCATCAAGGCCAAATTGCAATACAGGGTTAAGGTAACCCATTAATACTAACGGAATGTGTATTTCATCTTTTGCGGCTTCAAGCTGTTGCAGCAGAAGTTCTAATTTCATGCCGTTTTGCAGGGCAATGGTACTGGTTTCCTGTATCACAGGGCCATCTGCCATTGGGTCACTAAAGGGGATGCCTACCTCGGCAAAGTCTACGCCCAGTTCCTGTAGTTGCAGCAATTGTGGTACAAGGCTGTCAATTTCCGGGTAACCGGCAGTTACAAAAATACTGACCTGCTTTTTATCTTTTTTAAACGGATTGTTCATAGGTTGGGGAATTTTTCCATGTAGGTGTTCATGTCTTTATCGCCGCGTCCACTAAGGTTTACCACGATTACATCATTTTTTTTAAGTTCAATTTTAGCCAGAGCCGAAAGCGCGTGCGCACTTTCTAAAGCCGGTATTATGCCTTCAAGCTGCGAAAGTTCGAGCGCACTTTGTAGGGCTTCGTCATCGGTAATAGGTATGGCTTTTGCCCGCCCGGTTGCAATGGTATGCGCGTGTAACGGCCCAATGCCCGGATAATCAAGCCCCGCCGAAATAGAGTGCGGCTCGGTTACCTGCCCGTCGGCATCCTGCATTAACAATGTTAGGCTGCCGTGCAAAACGCCCGGCGTACCCAATACACTCGTTGCCGCCGACTTGCCTGAATCTATACCGTGACCGGCGGCCTCTACAGCGATAAGTTCAACATCGGGATTATCGTAAAACTGGTAAAAAGCCCCGGCGGCATTGCTGCCCCCGCCCACACAGGCCACTACCTTATCTGGTGCAGACTTGCCTGTTTTCTCAAACAGTTGTTTCTCAATTTCCTTAGAAATAACCGACTGGAAATAGGCCACGATCTTAGGGTAAGGAGCAGGCCCCACCACGCTGCCTATCAGGTAGTACGAATCGGGGTGGTTTATCCAGTGCCGAATGGCCTCGTTAGTAGCATCCTTAAGTGTCTTGCTACCCGATGTTGCAGGGCGCACTTCTGCGCCAAGCATCTTCATGCGCTGTACGTTAGGTGCTTGGCGTTCAATGTCTTTTTCGCCCATGTACACTATGCAGTTCAGCCCCATGAGGGCGCAAACGGTAGCTGTTGCTACGCCATGCTGCCCTGCACCGGTTTCGGCAATAATATCGGTTTTACCCATGTGCTTGGCAAGCAGTATCTGGCCTACAGTATTATTCACTTTATGCGCGCCGGTATGGCACAGGTCTTCGCGTTTCAGGTAAATGTGGGCAGCATATTTATCAGATAATCTACCTGCATAATACAGCGGAGTAGGTCGCCCTACAAAGTCGCGCAGCAGGTTGGCATATTCGGTTTCAAAGGCTTCGGTAAAGCAGTAGCTGTTAAAGGCAGCGTCGAGTTCCTCAACATTTGGGCGCAACAATTCCGGTACATACGCACCACCAAATTCACCGTAAAAGCCCAAGCTATCTGTATCTAAATAAGATGTGTTCATAATTCAATATTTTTTAAGAAGTTGGCAAGTTTTGCCACATCTTTTATTTTGGGTTCAATTTCAAAACGGCTGTTAAGGTCATAACCCGCTAATTTTGGATGCGGAAAATTTTTCAATGCTTCAGCGGAATCAGGCCCTATGCCGCCACTCAAAATAAACGGAGTATCTCCATTATAATCTTGCAAAACCTGCCAGTTAAAAGCCGTGCCTGTGCCGCCGTGCTGCTCGCTTTTGGTATCGAATAAAAAGTAATCGGCCAGGGTTTCATAGGTTTCGGTTGCTTCTAAATCTTTTGCATCGGCTATCCCAAAAACCTTAATAATTTCGATCCCTTTCGGCAATTGCCTTATATATTCAGGCGATTCACTGCCGTGAAGTTGTACCGTATCAAGGCTATGTTTTTCAATCTGCTCATTCACATAATCCAGCGGTGCATTTACAAAAACACCTACCTTTTTTTTGGATGTAAGAAAAGTAGTATCGGTAAACCGTTTAGAGCCTTGGAAAAAGATAAAACCTACATGGCTTACCTCTGGCAATGCCGCTACAAGTTGGCTGCTTTCGTTTGCTGTCAAACCGCAGACCTTAATTATCATGATTTTGTGCTTTTAACCAATGCGGCCAGATGCCCCTCGCGTAAAATGCTTTCGCCAATGAGTGTTCCGCCATAACCTGCTGCCATAACCGCTGCAATATCTTCTGGCGTTTTAATTCCCGATGCCGAAATAAGCGGTACGTTTTTCGGTAAAATTTTCACTAAGTCAAACGAATGCTGCAAACTGGTTTGTTGTGCCTTTAAGTCGCGGTTGTTTACGGCGATCAGGTCTACCTCGGCAGGAATAAAGCCGACTTCCTCAGCCGTGTGAACTTCATACAAAACCTCTAAGCCTAAGTTACGGGCAACATTGGTAAGATAGGTCGCTTCCTCAGGCTGAAGAACCGCACCAATAAGCAGTACAGCATCGGCACCTATAGCTCTGGCTTCATACAATTGTATTTCGTTAATAATAAATTCCTTGCGAAGGAGTGGTAACGTAACGGCTTTTCGGGCTTCGATAATATCGTCAATGCTTCCTCCAAAATAGTCTTTATCTGTAAGAATAGAAATACCTGAAGCGCCGTTTTGTTCGTAGAATGTAGCCTGTTCCACTATATTCACATCGGTTTTAATTTTCCCCCCACTTGGCGATTTACGCTTTATTTCGGCTATGATACCAAAGCCCGCATCAAGAATATGCTGCTTTAGCGAAATGGTTTCACGACTAAAATTTTCGCTTTCGCGGAAGCTGCCAATACTGTGAGATTGCTGTAACAGTGCTACTTCCTTGCGCTTGTTTGCTATGATTTCGTCTAATACATTCATACGGTTATCTTTTTAAGATGAGAGATTGCCTTGCCTGAAAGTACTGCTTCGTAGCCTTCGGCGAATGCCTGCTCAAAAGTTTTTTCGGGGCTGAAAGTCTGCAATGCCAATGCTACGTTGCCCGCCAATACAATATTCTGTTGTTGTGTGCCTTTTCCTGAAAGTAGGTCAGTCAATATTTTAGCCGAAGCCTCCACGGTATCGCCACCTGATATTTCGCTTAGCGTGATGCTTTGCTGTAACGGGTTACCGCCCAAAAGTTCGTCACGTTGCTGGCCTAAAATGCGGGTTACCCCAATAAAGGTCAGTTCGTCAAAGCCATCCATGCCGTGAAGTATCGTGAATTCTTTTCGCTCGTCTTTCAGAGCGTGCTGGTATTGCTTGGCAAGTTCGAGGGAGTACGTTCCCGTCAACTGATGCGTGGGGTGGGCAGGGTTAACCAGTGGCCCCATGCTATTAAAAAATGTGGCGATGCCCAAAGCCTTGCGCAATGGTGCCACAGCCTTAAGCGCAGGGTGAAAGAGTGGCGCGTGCATAAAGCAGATGTTGGCATCGTCAAGCTGTTGTTTCAGGCTGTCGCGGTTGTTTGTAAAGGTATAGCCAAGCGATTCCAACACGTTGCTTGACCCGCACAGCGAACTCACGCCATAATTACCGTGTTTCACCACC contains the following coding sequences:
- a CDS encoding indole-3-glycerol phosphate synthase TrpC; this encodes MNVLDEIIANKRKEVALLQQSHSIGSFRESENFSRETISLKQHILDAGFGIIAEIKRKSPSGGKIKTDVNIVEQATFYEQNGASGISILTDKDYFGGSIDDIIEARKAVTLPLLRKEFIINEIQLYEARAIGADAVLLIGAVLQPEEATYLTNVARNLGLEVLYEVHTAEEVGFIPAEVDLIAVNNRDLKAQQTSLQHSFDLVKILPKNVPLISASGIKTPEDIAAVMAAGYGGTLIGESILREGHLAALVKSTKS
- a CDS encoding energy transducer TonB family protein, which gives rise to MAPLTEEEKKSMISTLTAFILLLGVLFFAKYTSKNELVDLEGGGGGGGVTVNFGDSDVGSGSDFTSQVLNVQEQKAVRKPAAAAQEDEIVSSDLDDAPAVVNTKPVVKKEPKKEDVKPKPEPVKTPRPSKSTDDALANMINGNSKGGDGDDGVAGNKGKSNGSISSGSYNGDGGSGGGTGGGNGSGNGTGTGPGSGSGSGGGSGSGNGTGVGNYKLAGRKVVTKPAPKYTCNEEGIVVVAISVDQSGKVISAAAGARGTTNPARCLADQAEAAARNTKFDSNPSAAEKQSGTIVYNFKLTD
- the trpD gene encoding anthranilate phosphoribosyltransferase, whose product is MKQILEKIISRAPLSKAEARQCMLSIGNGESNDSQTVAIMTAIQMRGLQLDELMGFREALLELALPMKFDVGNSIDVCGTGGDGKNTFNISTCTAFVLASLGYKVVKHGNYGVSSLCGSSNVLESLGYTFTNNRDSLKQQLDDANICFMHAPLFHPALKAVAPLRKALGIATFFNSMGPLVNPAHPTHQLTGTYSLELAKQYQHALKDERKEFTILHGMDGFDELTFIGVTRILGQQRDELLGGNPLQQSITLSEISGGDTVEASAKILTDLLSGKGTQQQNIVLAGNVALALQTFSPEKTFEQAFAEGYEAVLSGKAISHLKKITV
- the trpA gene encoding tryptophan synthase subunit alpha is translated as MNNPFKKDKKQVSIFVTAGYPEIDSLVPQLLQLQELGVDFAEVGIPFSDPMADGPVIQETSTIALQNGMKLELLLQQLEAAKDEIHIPLVLMGYLNPVLQFGLDAFLSRCQNLGIASLILPDLSLELYQTKYKAAFEKYSVPVTFLITPLTTDACVEQTAKACANSFVYLVGQNSITGQGYAISGALSTRYAELKQLCGDTPLFIGFGIDSKAKKETAFESVDGVIVGTAYLKAVKVGGEKEFLRGVM
- the trpB gene encoding tryptophan synthase subunit beta — translated: MNTSYLDTDSLGFYGEFGGAYVPELLRPNVEELDAAFNSYCFTEAFETEYANLLRDFVGRPTPLYYAGRLSDKYAAHIYLKREDLCHTGAHKVNNTVGQILLAKHMGKTDIIAETGAGQHGVATATVCALMGLNCIVYMGEKDIERQAPNVQRMKMLGAEVRPATSGSKTLKDATNEAIRHWINHPDSYYLIGSVVGPAPYPKIVAYFQSVISKEIEKQLFEKTGKSAPDKVVACVGGGSNAAGAFYQFYDNPDVELIAVEAAGHGIDSGKSAATSVLGTPGVLHGSLTLLMQDADGQVTEPHSISAGLDYPGIGPLHAHTIATGRAKAIPITDDEALQSALELSQLEGIIPALESAHALSALAKIELKKNDVIVVNLSGRGDKDMNTYMEKFPNL
- a CDS encoding phosphoribosylanthranilate isomerase → MTANESSQLVAALPEVSHVGFIFFQGSKRFTDTTFLTSKKKVGVFVNAPLDYVNEQIEKHSLDTVQLHGSESPEYIRQLPKGIEIIKVFGIADAKDLEATETYETLADYFLFDTKSEQHGGTGTAFNWQVLQDYNGDTPFILSGGIGPDSAEALKNFPHPKLAGYDLNSRFEIEPKIKDVAKLANFLKNIEL
- a CDS encoding ExbD/TolR family protein; this encodes MRVRRNKRFHAEIAASALSDIMFFLLLFFLIISTLANPNVIDLNLPKADSTKTTDKAHITVSVTADKKYFIDKQQVALEELEGQLMAKLGTTKDNVVIVRLPKELQVQDMVDILQIGQRNKLKFSIATTK
- a CDS encoding MotA/TolQ/ExbB proton channel family protein, translating into MMNLIFLFQDTIPAAVVDSTAAAPAAAVESVNYFSLLLKGGVMVVPILLLLFFTLYVIIERALYYGKVTKQNDALINEVRYQLTSGKIEAAQISASKDGTATGNILESGISLIGRPLSEIEGMMEKQTNVEIGMMEKKLGWLGLVAGIAPILGFIGTISGVIKIFYTISVTENISIGSISGGLYEKMISSGLGLIVGVVAYSGYHYFNMVIDGFSLRIQRVIIQFVNIITVGK